One part of the Candida albicans SC5314 chromosome R, complete sequence genome encodes these proteins:
- a CDS encoding uncharacterized protein (Ortholog(s) have histone deacetylase activity) translates to MEESRKNGTIHETQPPQNKRDKKRTNIAGRLNKLELTFKNDRDMFYRNSLHELQNKLATLQQGSNEEFLYKKMNLEEVRDYELTKLRLWEEYQVKRIESEYQEDLNRAKEQHDKMIKLIKEKLYDKLQQQIKHLKEDKFLVNLVNGKSWMNPEDPTNQAFNSVAIAELNANDRRSLRKRELAGRFSVGEAADLSDGGGGSGVGGGSADNFSSVYNNGGYSSAGKRRRIYATRYSSNDELSSGTTSGMPLNNHSSTRQNGNATSGYESNLSDKDYDTLNVLIMENEDGGASLNLTAKNGGVSQHKVQTRGSNKHFVGPQGLKPEELNEDLTLLRNAIVKKD, encoded by the exons ATGGAAGAGTCACGAAAGAATGGTACCATTCATGAAa CCCAACCACCACAAAACAAACGAGATAAGAAACGTACCAATATAGCAGGTcgattaaataaattggaattgacatttaaaaatgataGAGATATGTTTTATAGAAATCTGTTACATGAATTACAAAACAAGTTAGCCACATTACAACAAGGGAGcaatgaagaatttttatataaaaaaatgaatttagaAGAAGTTCGAGATTATGAATTAACTAAATTACGATTATGGGAAGAATATCAAGTCAAACGAATAGAAAGTGAATATCAAGAAGATTTAAATCGAGCTAAAGAACAACATGAtaaaatgataaaattgataaaagaaaaattgtatgataaattacaacaacaaatcaaacatCTAAAGgaagataaatttttaGTGAATTTAGTGAATGGTAAAAGTTGGATGAATCCCGAAGACCCCACGAATCAAGCATTCAATTCTGTTGCAATAGCCGAGTTAAATGCCAATGATAGAAGATCACTAAGGAAACGTGAATTAGCTGGCAGATTCAGTGTTGGCGAAGCAGCAGATTTGTCcgatggtggtggtggtagtggtgtGGGTGGAGGATCTGctgataatttttcatctgTTTATAATAATGGTGGGTATTCATCAGCAgggaaaagaagaagaatatatGCCACGAGGTATAGttcaaatgatgaattgagTTCAGGTACTACTAGTGGTATGCCACTAAATAATCATTCTAGCACTCGACAAAATGGGAATGCCACTAGTGGATATGAATCTAACTTGAGTGATAAAGATTATGATACTTTAAATGTTTTGATCATGGAGAATGAAGATGGAGGGGCTTCTTTGAATCTAACGGCAAAGAATGGTGGAGTTAGTCAACACAAGGTTCAGACCAGAGGTAGTAATAAACATTTTGTTGGTCCACAAGGATTAAAACCTGAGGAATTAAATGAAGATTTAACGTTACTACGGAATGCTATAGTTAAAAAAGATTAG
- a CDS encoding uncharacterized protein (Predicted membrane transporter, member of the anion:cation symporter (ACS) family, major facilitator superfamily (MFS); Gcn4p-regulated; flucytosine induced; ketoconazole-repressed; oxidative stress-induced via Cap1p) gives MSFFSEPISRLKWGIFPTRRIVDEDEHGNFIDPDTIMANSSLAPSSDNDDDVASISKTNLEKLKTKEEIKFISSTPKATPVVLEYRDEKNRPWWKFFDEYEYRVTSNVKSKRKWYKWFHEDDTPEERRVIMKIDILLTLYSLAAYFVKYLDQSNLTNAYVGGLKEGLGMKGNDFVNTGVMFSVGNIIFQIPFMYIVYALPLNYVLPALELGWSVLTVCLYRSGNVHGLKALRFFIGAFEAPAYLAYHALFASWFKASTGEIARRAGFYYLGQYLGILTSGLLSGTIVRHLDGAAGHAAWQWIFIIDGIISVVIAIFGFYMIPGTPQDCYSIFLSDEEIRIARRRMKADQKDSKPRENAVKYFFNKDIWKKIFTSWHFYVLTLWTIFCWNNSNASSGAYALWLKSLTDSDGNQRFTGGKLQDYTALTPGLGLIWLILASTFADLFRSRWGAILFTQVFNILGNVLLAVWHIPERAKWFAWCMQYFGWAMAPVLYSWQGDICRRDIRERQIVLVSMNMLAQQSTAWIAVLVWKTVEAPRFLKGYTFTACSAFALSVWTMVVLWLYKREERENARANGIILYDSSKEDLEQVQVQAEANSINSKSEK, from the coding sequence ATGTCTTTCTTTTCAGAACCAATATCAAGATTGAAATGGGGGATTTTCCCAACTAGaagaattgttgatgaagatgaacaTGGAAATTTTATAGATCCAGATACCATCATGGCTAATTCCTCTTTAGCCCCTTCAtctgataatgatgatgacgtcgcatcaatatcaaaaaccaatttggaaaaacttaaaactaaagaagaaatcaagTTTATATCATCAACACCCAAGGCTACTCCTGTGGTGTTAGAATATcgtgatgaaaaaaatcgTCCATGGTGGAAATTTTTCGATGAATATGAATATCGAGTCACTAGTAAtgtgaaatcaaaaagaaaatggtATAAATGGTTTCATGAAGATGATACTCCTGAAGAACGTCGAGTGATTAtgaaaattgatattttattaaCATTATATTCTTTRGCGGCTTATTTTGTTAAATATCTTGATCAACTGAATTTAACTAATGCTTATGTTGGTGGATTAAAAGAAGGTCTTGGTATGAAAGGTAATGATTTTGTTAATACCGGTGTAATGTTTTCTGTTGGTAATATCATTTTCCAAATTCCATTCATGTATATTGTTTATGCYCTTCCCTTGAATTATGTTTTACCTGCGTTAGAATTAGGTTGGTCAGTCTTAACAGTTTGTTTATATCGTTCAGGTAATGTTCATGGATTAAAAGCTCTTAGATTTTTTATTGGAGCATTTGAAGCGCCTGCATATCTTGCATATCATGCCTTATTTGCTTCATGGTTTAAAGCAAGTACAGGAGAAATTGCTCGTCGAGCCGGGTTTTATTATCTTGGTCAATATCTTGGAATTCTTACATCGGGGCTTTTATCAGGGACTATAGTTAGACATTTAGATGGTGCTGCTGGTCATGCTGCATGGCAATGGATTTTTATTATCGATGGRATAATTTCTGTTGTTATTGCTATTTTTGGATTTTATATGATYCCGGGGACACCACAAGATTGTTATAGTATTTTCTTGagtgatgaagaaattagaattgcaagaagaagaatgaAAGCTGATCAAAAAGATTCTAAACCAAGAGAAAATGCcgttaaatattttttcaataaagatatttggaaaaaaattttcacttCATGGCATTTCTATGTTTTAACTTTATGGACTATTTTCTGTTGGAATAATTCTAATGCTAGTTCCGGTGCTTATGCATTATGGTTAAAATCTTTAACCGATAGTGATGGCAATCAAAGATTTACGGGTGGGAAATTACAAGATTATACTGCTTTRACACCTGGTTTAGGTTTAATATGGTTAATTTTAGCAAGTACTTTTGCTGATTTGTTCAGATCTCGATGGGGTGCTATTTTATTTACTcaagttttcaatatcCTTGGTAATGTATTATTAGCAGTTTGGCATATTCCAGAAAGAGCAAAATGGTTTGCTTGGTGTATGCAATATTTCGGTTGGGCCATGGCTCCAGTATTATATTCCTGGCAGGGGGATATTTGTCGAAGAGATATTCGTGAAAGACAAATTGTATTAGTGTCAATGAATATGCTTGCTCAACAATCAACAGCATGGATTGCTGTACTTGTTTGGAAAACCGTTGAAGCACCAAGGTTTTTGAAAGGTTATACTTTTACAGCTTGTAGTGCTTTTGCCTTGTCGGTTTGGACTATGGTGGTATTATGGCTTTATAAACGtgaagaaagagaaaatgCTAGAGCTAATGGTATTATTCTTTACGATTCTTCAAAAGAGGATTTAGAACAAGTACAAGTACAAGCTGAAGctaattcaataaattctaAATCAGAAAAATAG